A region of Sugiyamaella lignohabitans strain CBS 10342 chromosome A, complete sequence DNA encodes the following proteins:
- the FEX2 gene encoding Fex2p (Protein involved in fluoride export; nearly identical to FEX1, and deletion of both proteins results in a large increase in fluoride sensitivity compared with the single mutant; contains two FEX domains connected by a linker; part of a widespread family of conserved fluoride export proteins; GO_component: GO:0016021 - integral component of membrane [Evidence IEA,IEA]; GO_component: GO:0016021 - integral component of membrane [Evidence ISM] [PMID 12192589]; GO_component: GO:0016020 - membrane [Evidence IEA,IEA]; GO_function: GO:0003674 - molecular_function [Evidence ND]; GO_process: GO:0008150 - biological_process [Evidence ND]) — protein MASESSTPPDIPIKTEHDNDESGIVRQRSHSISHPHPHPHSHSHGHHRHRVALAKKPILPAFSNKYLDPIILHLILAFFGIVGVLARIGLDRLTSFQGSHYGGVLWSNFAGCLIMGALAKSKDLFSDLIVEEPDFSRIVDIVEHHGSEKPVLHRAFKSKAEIPLYVGLATGACGSITSFSSFIISLFELSSHQLTPGVAYPNPGYGVPVFLSYLIVTIAVSFSGFYFGHHLIDALEKSRNVSLARYTLLIELVLSMLGLLGWIVVLVLTIVRSEWRYWTFSCLFGPFGVYARFWLGKLLNKKSTKFFFGTFAANIFASILISILVLLQHGKRHSGSLLVQSVLHCQVISALQDGFCGNFSTISTFVSELSGFKRKRYAYFYGGVSIGLGFAMAVLILGTYSWAVGLSESSAC, from the coding sequence ATGGCTTCTGAGAGTTCGACACCTCCAGATATTCCTATCAAAACAGAGcatgataatgatgagaGCGGTATAGTTCGTCAGAGATCGCACTCAATTTctcatcctcatcctcatcctcattCGCATTCACATGGCCATCATAGACACCGTGTGGCTCTCGCCAAGAAGCCTATTCTTCCAGCGTTCTCCAACAAATACCTGGACCCTATTATTCttcatttgattttggcGTTTTTTGGTATTGTGGGTGTTTTGGCAAGAATTGGTCTTGACCGTCTGACTTCGTTCCAAGGGTCTCATTATGGAGGTGTCTTGTGGAGTAATTTCGCTGGCTGCTTAATCATGGGAGCTTTGGCTAAGAGCAAAGACCTTTTCTCTGATTTGATAGTTGAAGAACCTGATTTCAGTCGAATCGTTGACATTGTTGAACATCACGGTTCTGAAAAACCCGTTTTACATCGTGCTTTCAAGTCCAAGGCCGAGATTCCACTTTATGTAGGACTGGCAACCGGCGCTTGTGGAAGTATCACCTCATTCTCGTCATTTATCATTTCGTTGTTTGAACTGAGTTCGCACCAACTTACTCCTGGGGTAGCTTATCCGAACCCAGGATATGGTGTTCCTGTTTTTCTCAGTTATCTCATCGTGACTATCGCAGTCTCATTCTCGggattttattttggtCACCACTTGATTGATGCCCTTGAAAAGTCCCGAAATGTCTCATTGGCACGATACACATTACTTATAGAGTTGGTGTTGTCGATGCTGGGGTTGTTGGGGTGGATTGTTGTGTTAGTTTTGACTATTGTTCGATCGGAATGGAGGTACTGGACTTTCTCGTGTCTGTTTGGGCCATTCGGAGTGTATGCTAGATTCTGGCTTGGAAAGcttttaaataaaaaatcgactaagttcttctttggtaCATTTGCTGCTAATATTTTTGCTTCGATTCTCATTTCTATTctagttcttcttcagcacgGTAAAAGGCACTCTGGCTCTTTGTTGGTGCAGAGTGTACTACATTGTCAAGTTATTTCAGCTTTACAAGATGGTTTCTGTGGAAACTTTTCTACTATTAGTACATTTGTATCTGAACTATCAGGATTTAAACGCAAGAGATATGCTTATTTCTATGGAGGAGTCTCTATTGGACTTGGCTTCGCTATGGCCGTCTTAATACTCGGTACATACTCATGGGCAGTTGGACTGTCGGAATCTTCAGCTTGttaa
- a CDS encoding arrestin Aly1 related, which yields MPLSAMRDDIASICQGKPRTLYSSLHKSITISLSVLEPVIFLPACPKYGEDITPPSYEDSNCNSCNTIAPQPVLRGSLVLKLSKPTSIRSVSLSLYGVSETQWPYYSPLDIGHNGSPYISKDSVVINRHEWHFAPNEQAAMDTIKLIKDSDQSSTVTTSDTYGADTVLFCNRTKVQNKNEYSIYNNASTNTITGSCIPLLEPRNDNFDDKSHDENHKKEKETIYPAGEYIYNFTIALGRNLPETVRTQFGSIRYFVEPKVVHKGFFGHSSSGKQEVELVRCPKSNIYNPLANSPCRIWKDFRSLFHYDIQLGSRYLTLGEKISLVIRHRPMFEQVRIGEVTIDIVQYIKYTNSYTKKKSSRCQLVQLARKKYPHQNMSETILSSDEALIDADVLPDTNSSSYMASKSNTNLSDSEVTDGEYTSDSTSISVSPSVAVSEVSPSLGRSVSSSTGSTQTEQPSVQFHTSTLSVSEELCSPSATLIPYTSCSPYIQVKHNLQICFKVSAPHPKNPGLRKQEDILIQIPIHLLSSKCTTDNLILPLYQATPPVLAC from the coding sequence ATGCCTCTATCTGCGATGAGAGACGACATTGCTTCTATTTGTCAGGGGAAACCCAGGACTCTGTATAGCTCACTACACAAATCTATCACAATTAGCTTATCGGTATTAGAGCCAGTTATATTTTTACCAGCTTGTCCAAAATATGGCGAAGACATTACCCCACCCTCTTATGAAGACTCGAATTGTAACTCGTGTAATACAATCGCCCCTCAGCCAGTTCTGCGAGGCTCCCTTGTTCTCAAGTTGTCAAAGCCTACAAGTATCAGAAGTGTATCATTGAGCTTATATGGTGTTTCTGAAACCCAATGGCCATATTACAGCCCCCTTGATATTGGCCATAATGGCTCTCCATATATTTCCAAAGACTCGGTTGTTATTAATCGGCATGAATGGCATTTCGCTCCAAACGAACAAGCTGCTATGGATACTATCAAATTAATAAAAGATTCAGACCAATCAAGCACTGTAACCACTTCCGATACTTATGGTGCTGATACTGTCTTATTTTGTAACCGTACGAAGGTTCAGAACAAAAATGAGTATTCTATCTATAATAATGCGTCTACGAACACCATTACTGGTTCATGCATACCACTTCTAGAACCACGAAATGATAACTTTGATGATAAAAGCCATGATGAGAACCataaaaaggaaaaagagACCATATACCCTGCTGGAGAATACATTTATAACTTCACTATCGCACTTGGTAGAAACCTTCCAGAGACTGTTAGAACTCAGTTCGGCTCTATTAGATATTTTGTTGAGCCCAAAGTGGTTCACAAGGGGTTCTTTGGACATTCTAGCTCAGGCAAACAAGAAGTCGAGCTGGTGAGATGTCCTAAGtctaatatttataacCCTCTTGCCAATAGCCCATGTCGGATATGGAAAGACTTTCGTAGTCTATTCCACTACGATATCCAATTAGGATCTCGGTATCTTACACTAGGAGAAAAGATATCTCTGGTGATTCGACATCGGCCAATGTTTGAACAAGTACGCATCGGAGAAGTCACTATCGATATCGTTCAATACATTAAGTATACGAATTCATAcacaaagaagaagtcgTCCCGGTGCCAACTAGTACAGCTTGCTAGAAAGAAGTATCCACATCAGAATATGAGCGAAACTATTTTGTCTAGCGATGAAGCTTTAATTGACGCCGATGTTCTACCTGATACAAACAGCTCTAGCTACATGGCATCAAAGTCTAACACGAACTTGTCCGATAGCGAGGTAACAGACGGTGAATACACTTCCGACAGTACTAGCATTAGTGTCAGTCCAAGTGTGGCAGTCAGTGAAGTATCACCCTCCCTTGGACGTTCGGTCAGTAGTAGTACGGGCAGTACCCAAACAGAGCAGCCCAGTGTCCAATTCCACACATCCACCTTGAGCGTTTCAGAAGAGCTGTGCTCACCGTCGGCCACGCTCATCCCTTACACAAGCTGCTCTCCATATATTCAGGTCAAACACAACCTACAAATCTGCTTCAAAGTATCTGCACCGCATCCCAAGAATCCAGGACTTAGAAAGCAAGAGGATATTCTTATCCAAATCCCTATCCATTTACTTTCATCCAAATGTACCACAGACAACCTAATTTTGCCTCTTTACCAGGCGACCCCTCCTGTACTCGCATGCTAA
- a CDS encoding aldo-keto reductase superfamily protein (NADPH-dependent alpha-keto amide reductase; reduces aromatic alpha-keto amides, aliphatic alpha-keto esters, and aromatic alpha-keto esters; member of the aldo-keto reductase (AKR) family; protein abundance increases in response to DNA replication stress; GO_component: GO:0005737 - cytoplasm [Evidence IEA,IEA]; GO_component: GO:0005737 - cytoplasm [Evidence IDA] [PMID 14562095]; GO_component: GO:0005634 - nucleus [Evidence IEA,IEA]; GO_component: GO:0005634 - nucleus [Evidence IDA] [PMID 14562095]; GO_component: GO:0005886 - plasma membrane [Evidence IDA] [PMID 16622836]; GO_function: GO:0004032 - alditol:NADP+ 1-oxidoreductase activity [Evidence IDA,ISS] [PMID 11306085]; GO_function: GO:0004033 - aldo-keto reductase (NADP) activity [Evidence IDA] [PMID 17140678]; GO_function: GO:0051268 - alpha-keto amide reductase activity [Evidence IDA] [PMID 15564669]; GO_function: GO:0051269 - alpha-keto ester reductase activity [Evidence IDA] [PMID 15564669]; GO_function: GO:0016491 - oxidoreductase activity [Evidence IEA,IEA]; GO_process: GO:0043603 - cellular amide metabolic process [Evidence IDA] [PMID 15564669]; GO_process: GO:0006725 - cellular aromatic compound metabolic process [Evidence IDA] [PMID 16268655]; GO_process: GO:0042180 - cellular ketone metabolic process [Evidence IDA] [PMID 17140678]; GO_process: GO:0034599 - cellular response to oxidative stress [Evidence IGI] [PMID 17919749]; GO_process: GO:0055114 - oxidation-reduction process [Evidence IEA,IEA]) — protein MSFVLSSGAKIPHIGFGVYLAAPGETSKIVQIALSSGYRHVDSASFYKNEKEAADGIAAFLKTNPSVKRSDVFYTTKVWLDDFGYEKTKAAIKKSLQNAASIEYIDLILLHAPQGPSQLRLGSYKALQEAVVEGSVKNIGVSNYGVHHLKELLSWPELKIKPAVNQVEVNPWLQRQDIAAFCKEHGILVEAYSPLMRGNRLDDPELVALANKYGKSVAQILVKWNLQKGFLPLPKSATESRIKSNIEVDDFELSKEDLDNLGSASDKFVTAPGWDPTTWE, from the coding sequence ATGTCATTCGTACTCAGTTCCGGTGCCAAAATTCCTCACATTGGTTTTGGTGTATACCTTGCTGCTCCAGGCGAGACCAGCAAGATTGTTCAGATTGCTTTGAGCAGTGGTTATAGACATGTTGACAGTGCCAGCTTCTATAAGAACGAGAAggaggctgctgatggAATTGCCGCTTTTTTGAAGACCAACCCCTCGGTGAAGCGTAGTGATGTATTTTATACGACCAAGGTTTGGTTAGACGACTTCGGATATGAGAAGACGAAAGCTGCTATCAAGAAGTCGTTGCAGAATGCAGCTAGCATCGAATACATTGATCtcattcttcttcatgCTCCTCAAGGTCCTTCTCAATTGAGACTAGGCTCGTACAAGGCTTTGCAGGAGGCCGTTGTCGAGGGAAGTGTTAAGAACATTGGTGTTTCTAACTATGGCGTTCACCATCTTAAAGAATTGCTTTCCTGGCCCGAGCTCAAGATCAAGCCTGCTGTCAATCAAGTTGAGGTCAACCCCTGGCTCCAACGTCAAGACATTGCTGCTTTCTGTAAGGAACACGGTATTCTTGTTGAAGCCTATTCTCCTCTGATGAGAGGCAATAGACTCGACGATCCCGAGCTGGTCGCTTTGGCTAATAAGTATGGTAAGTCTGTTGCCCAGATCCTTGTCAAGTGGAACCTCCAGAAGGGATTTTTGCCTTTGCCCAAGTCTGCTACTGAGTCGAGAATCAAGAGCAATATCGAGGTCGACGATTTCGAACTTTCCAAGGAAGATCTCGACAACCTCGGAAGCGCTTCCGACAAATTTGTCACTGCTCCTGGCTGGGATCCTACCACCTGGGAGTAA
- the MSH2 gene encoding mismatch repair ATPase MSH2 (Protein that binds to DNA mismatches; forms heterodimers with Msh3p and Msh6p that bind to DNA mismatches to initiate the mismatch repair process; contains a Walker ATP-binding motif required for repair activity and involved in interstrand cross-link repair; Msh2p-Msh6p binds to and hydrolyzes ATP; GO_component: GO:0032301 - MutSalpha complex [Evidence IEA]; GO_component: GO:0032301 - MutSalpha complex [Evidence IPI] [PMID 8816473]; GO_component: GO:0032302 - MutSbeta complex [Evidence IEA]; GO_component: GO:0032302 - MutSbeta complex [Evidence IPI] [PMID 8805366]; GO_component: GO:0000228 - nuclear chromosome [Evidence IDA] [PMID 10882115]; GO_component: GO:0005634 - nucleus [Evidence IEA,IEA]; GO_component: GO:0005634 - nucleus [Evidence IDA] [PMID 14562095]; GO_function: GO:0005524 - ATP binding [Evidence IEA,IEA]; GO_function: GO:0005524 - ATP binding [Evidence IDA] [PMID 9545323]; GO_function: GO:0016887 - ATPase activity [Evidence IDA] [PMID 9819445]; GO_function: GO:0003677 - DNA binding [Evidence IEA]; GO_function: GO:0032135 - DNA insertion or deletion binding [Evidence IDA] [PMID 8805366]; GO_function: GO:0008094 - DNA-dependent ATPase activity [Evidence IBA]; GO_function: GO:0000403 - Y-form DNA binding [Evidence IDA] [PMID 16781730]; GO_function: GO:0003684 - damaged DNA binding [Evidence IBA]; GO_function: GO:0000406 - double-strand/single-strand DNA junction binding [Evidence IDA] [PMID 16781730]; GO_function: GO:0000400 - four-way junction DNA binding [Evidence IDA] [PMID 10066781]; GO_function: GO:0000400 - four-way junction DNA binding [Evidence IDA] [PMID 9018043]; GO_function: GO:0032137 - guanine/thymine mispair binding [Evidence IDA] [PMID 8816473]; GO_function: GO:0000404 - heteroduplex DNA loop binding [Evidence IDA] [PMID 16781730]; GO_function: GO:0030983 - mismatched DNA binding [Evidence IEA]; GO_function: GO:0000166 - nucleotide binding [Evidence IEA]; GO_function: GO:0032138 - single base insertion or deletion binding [Evidence IDA] [PMID 8816473]; GO_function: GO:0032138 - single base insertion or deletion binding [Evidence IMP] [PMID 9111312]; GO_process: GO:0006310 - DNA recombination [Evidence IMP] [PMID 15920474]; GO_process: GO:0006281 - DNA repair [Evidence IEA]; GO_process: GO:0006974 - cellular response to DNA damage stimulus [Evidence IEA]; GO_process: GO:0030466 - chromatin silencing at silent mating-type cassette [Evidence IGI] [PMID 16157874]; GO_process: GO:0036297 - interstrand cross-link repair [Evidence IGI] [PMID 22912599]; GO_process: GO:0043570 - maintenance of DNA repeat elements [Evidence IBA]; GO_process: GO:0006311 - meiotic gene conversion [Evidence IMP] [PMID 1334021]; GO_process: GO:0000710 - meiotic mismatch repair [Evidence IMP] [PMID 1334021]; GO_process: GO:0000710 - meiotic mismatch repair [Evidence IMP] [PMID 16702432]; GO_process: GO:0000710 - meiotic mismatch repair [Evidence IMP] [PMID 8056309]; GO_process: GO:0006298 - mismatch repair [Evidence IEA]; GO_process: GO:0006298 - mismatch repair [Evidence IMP] [PMID 10523644]; GO_process: GO:0006298 - mismatch repair [Evidence IMP] [PMID 9520271]; GO_process: GO:0006312 - mitotic recombination [Evidence IMP] [PMID 8849883]; GO_process: GO:0045128 - negative regulation of reciprocal meiotic recombination [Evidence IBA]; GO_process: GO:0006301 - postreplication repair [Evidence IBA]; GO_process: GO:0000735 - removal of nonhomologous ends [Evidence IMP] [PMID 10523644]; GO_process: GO:0000735 - removal of nonhomologous ends [Evidence IGI,IMP] [PMID 9256462]), with product MSSRPELKFSDRNEESSFVRFFNSLPAKDPATVRVFERTEGYTVHGEDAKYIAQTVYRTTSVLKYIGGDSNHGLASCTLSVIVFKNFLKDALLSKALKVDIYTPVKGAGRNSTSQWNLSKHASPGNLQAVEDLITIDQKAVVIAVKVVTKADQRTVGASFVDASARELGTSEFPDNELFSNLESLVIQLGAKECVLPKNENQKDPDLLKIRDMVDRCGLVITEQATSNFNGKDTEQDLTRLLKVSDDEENNEGEEGNSNDGIASFVDTNNTPVSLSPQLNQTVAMGATAALIKYLQLMTDPENYGKYRLIQHDLSQYMRLDTSALKALNLMPGPRDGAKSMSLFGLLNRCKTMAGTRLLGQWLKQPLMDVNAIRARHLLVEIMMNDTGLRQSLQEDHLQVVPDLGRLVRKFQKGTANLEDVVRVYQLVIRLPDFIDVLSNVRDDESNSYSKIIEETYTASLRKYQANLEKLQELVETTVDLAALDRHEFIIKPDFDDRLKEIRNRLDDLRTEIANEHIHAGDDLGMEPEKKLKLEQHHIYGWCMRLTRTDSGCLRTSRGYVELSTQKAGVYFYSFKMKQFNEEYTELDTEYRRTQSSLVREVVNIAATYCTVLESLSTVLAHLDLIVSFAHVSAFAPSPYVRPKMHERHSGNTILRQARHPCMEVQDEVTFIPNDVELIRGESDFLIITGPNMGGKSTYIRQIGVIALMAQIGCFVPCAEAELTIFDSILARVGAGDSQLKGVSTFMAEMLETATILKSATRESLIVIDELGRGTSTYDGFGLAWAISEYIVKNIGCFAMFATHFHELTALADNHPGVCNLHVVAHVEDDTTSPDSDITLLYKVEKGISDQSFGIHVAEVVKFPPKVVKMAKRKANELEDYEGDDNDEVLKKATKKFSTDQINQGNKLMREILTKWRKSVDSDEETSASLEKLRSLISTEYEDKFKSDPYIQEIVSQL from the coding sequence ATGTCATCTCGTCCAGAGCTGAAATTTTCAGACAGAAATGAAGAATCATCATTTGTTCGATTCTTCAACTCTCTGCCTGCAAAAGACCCTGCCACCGTTCGGGTTTTCGAGCGCACTGAAGGTTACACTGTTCACGGAGAAGATGCCAAGTACATTGCTCAGACCGTGTATCGAACGACGTCTGTACTAAAATATATTGGGGGTGATTCTAATCATGGGTTGGCTTCTTGTACGCTATCTGTTATTGTGTTCAAGAACTTTTTGAAAGATGCTCTTCTATCTAAAGCTTTGAAAGTCGATATCTACACCCCTGTTAAGGGAGCAGGTAGAAATTCAACCAGTCAATGGAATCTCTCTAAACACGCCTCTCCTGGTAATCTACAAGCTGTTGAAGATTTGATTACAATAGATCAGAAAGCTGTAGTTATTGCTGTTAAAGTGGTTACCAAAGCGGATCAACGTACAGTGGGAGCTAGTTTTGTAGACGCCTCTGCTCGTGAACTAGGCACCTCGGAATTCCCCGACAACGAGCTTTTCTCCAATCTTGAGTCTCTTGTTATCCAGTTAGGTGCCAAGGAATGTGTACTTCCtaaaaatgaaaaccaaaaagatCCTGACTTGCTTAAAATCAGAGATATGGTAGATCGTTGTGGGCTGGTTATCACTGAGCAGGCCACATCGAACTTTAATGGTAAAGACACTGAACAAGACTTAACTCGTTTACTGAAAGTCAGCGATGATGAGGAAAATAATGAGGGTGAAGAGGGCAATTCAAATGATGGTATTGCTTCTTTTGTGGATACGAATAATACACCTGTTTCTTTGAGCCCACAGTTGAACCAGACTGTGGCCATGGGTGCGACCGCTGCCCTTATTAAATACCTACAGCTTATGACCGACCCAGAGAATTACGGCAAGTATCGTCTTATCCAACACGATTTGAGCCAGTATATGAGGCTCGATACATCTGCTTTAAAAGCTCTTAATCTCATGCCTGGGCCGAGAGATGGTGCAAAGTCAATGAGTTTGTTTGGTCTCCTTAACCGCTGTAAGACGATGGCTGGTACAAGGCTTTTGGGCCAGTGGCTTAAACAGCCACTAATGGATGTAAACGCCATTAGGGCCCGTCATCTTTTGGTAGAGATCATGATGAACGACACTGGCTTACGTCAATCATTACAGGAAGACCATTTGCAAGTTGTACCAGATTTAGGAAGATTGGTACGCAAGTTTCAAAAGGGTACTGCAAACCTCGAGGATGTGGTGAGAGTTTATCAGCTCGTTATTAGACTACCTGATTTCATTGATGTTTTGAGTAATGTTAGAGACGATGAAAGCAACTCTTACAGCAAGATTATTGAAGAGACATACACAGCTTCGTTAAGGAAATATCAGGCTAATTTAGAAAAATTACAGGAGTTGGTTGAAACAACAGTCGATTTAGCTGCTTTGGATCGTCATGaatttattatcaagcCCGATTTTGACGATAGATTGAAGGAAATTCGCAATCGTTTAGATGATCTTAGAACAGAAATCGCAAATGAACATATACACGCTGGTGATGACCTTGGAATGGAACCAGAAAAGAAGCTCAAACTTGAACAGCATCATATCTATGGTTGGTGTATGAGACTTACAAGAACAGACTCCGGGTGTCTGAGAACCAGCCGTGGATATGTCGAGCTGTCAACTCAAAAAGCAGGCGTCTATTTCTATTCATTTAAGATGAAGCAGTTTAATGAAGAGTACACGGAACTTGACACTGAGTATCGACGAACCCAATCCTCGCTGGTTCGAGAAGTCGTCAATATCGCTGCTACCTACTGTACCGTTCTCGAGAGCCTGTCTACAGTTCTTGCACATTTGGATCTCATTGTCAGCTTTGCCCATGTATCAGCATTTGCTCCTTCACCATATGTCAGACCAAAGATGCACGAGCGTCACAGTGGTAATACAATCCTTAGACAAGCTCGACACCCATGTATGGAAGTTCAAGATGAAGTTACATTTATTCCTAATGATGTGGAGCTCATCCGAGGAGAATCAGACTTTTTGATCATTACTGGACCCAACATGGGTGGTAAATCCACTTATATCCGTCAAATCGGTGTTATTGCCCTCATGGCACAGATTGGCTGCTTTGTTCCTTGTGCTGAAGCCGAACTGACAATCTTTGACAGTATTCTTGCCCGTGTAGGTGCTGGCGACTCGCAATTAAAGGGTGTTTCTACTTTTATGGCTGAGATGCTTGAAACCGCTACTATTCTCAAGAGTGCGACTAGAGAAAGTCTTATTGTAATTGATGAGTTGGGACGTGGAACTAGTACGTATGACGGTTTTGGTCTTGCCTGGGCCATTTCAGAGTATATTGTCAAAAATATTGGATGCTTTGCCATGTTTGCAACCCATTTCCATGAATTGACTGCGTTGGCTGATAACCACCCAGGGGTCTGTAATTTGCATGTTGTTGCACATGTCGAGGATGATACCACTTCGCCAGATAGTGATATTACTTTGCTTTATAAGGTTGAGAAAGGTATAAGCGACCAATCATTTGGTATCCACGTTGCTGAGGTCGTGAAGTTCCCACCAAAGGTTGTAAAAATGGCAAAACGCAAAGCTAATGAGCTTGAGGATTATGAAGGtgatgacaatgatgaGGTATTGAAGAAAGCAACTAAGAAGTTCTCCACCGATCAGATCAATCAAGGCAACAAATTAATGAGAGAAATTCTTACCAAATGGCGCAAGTCTGTAGACAGCGATGAAGAGACGAGTGCTTCTTTAGAAAAACTAAGATCCCTTATTTCCACCGAGTATGAAGATAAGTTCAAGTCTGATCCTTACATTCAGGAAATAGTATCTCAACTATGA